Proteins encoded within one genomic window of Ranitomeya variabilis isolate aRanVar5 chromosome 4, aRanVar5.hap1, whole genome shotgun sequence:
- the RBM38 gene encoding RNA-binding protein 38: MHTVQKDTTLTKIFVGGLPYHTTDSSLRKYFEVFGDIDEAVVITDRQTSKSRGYGFVTMADRAAADRACKDPNPIIDGRKANVNLAYIGAKPRNLQTGLTIGVQQLHPAFLQRPIGLTPQYIYPSTLIQPSVVIPTPIQSLPSPYIDYNAATPAYAHYTTAAYEQYPYTPSPAAGYMGYSYTSAVQQPITGTTTGAPPTAYIQYQPAQLQPDRIQ; encoded by the exons ATGCACACGGTGCAAAAGGACACCACGCTCACCAAGATCTTCGTTGGGGGGCTTCCGTATCACACAACCGACTCGTCCCTCAGGAAATACTTTGAGGTTTTTGGGGATATTGATGAAGCTGTGGTAATTACGGACAGACAGACCAGCAAGTCCAGGGGGTATGGCTTT GTCACAATGGCGGACAGGGCAGCTGCGGACAGAGCCTGCAAAGACCCCAACCCCATTATAGATGGCCGGAAAGCAAATGTGAATCTCGCTTATATCGGAGCCAAGCCAAGGAACCTCCAAACTG GTTTAACCATTGGAGTGCAGCAGTTACACCCGGCCTTCCTCCAGAGACCCATCGG gctgACACCCCAATATATCTACCCATCAACCCTCATCCAGCCAAGTGTGGTCATTCCAACGCCAATTCAGTCTTTACCATCTCCGTATATCGATTACAATGCTGCTACACCGGCCTACGcccattacaccacagctgcctatGAACAGTATCCCTACACACCGTCACCCGCCGCTGGCTACATGGGCTACAGCTATACCAGCGCTGTCCAGCAGCCTATCACTGGCACGACCACAGGAGCACCACCCACTGCGTATATTCAATACCAACCTGCACAGCTCCAGCCAGATCGCATACAGTGA